The proteins below are encoded in one region of Mauremys reevesii isolate NIE-2019 linkage group 15, ASM1616193v1, whole genome shotgun sequence:
- the LOC120383259 gene encoding zinc finger protein 239-like isoform X2: protein MEILRGTRTGDRTMSENNEKNQQQEVPGKVEPQGTFLRRAEGIFFQCLEQGKAWGNWHRSERHLGNHPRKKVDESIQHGGGCTNPKKTIAQQTNHKEEKPYKCLDCGKRFSWSTNLLTHWRTHTGEKSYKCLDCGKSFSEKSYLITHQRVHTGERPYKCLECEKRFSQRSYLITHQRQHTGERPYKCLECGKSFSESSSLIKHGRIHTGERPYKCLECGKRFIENSSLTKHGRIHTGERPYKCLECGKRFSLKSALNAHQRIHTGEKPYKCLDCGKSFAHNSGLIAHQRIHTAEKPYICLDCRKKFSHKSNLIKHQRIHTAEKPYRCLDCGKNFSHKSNLTRHRKIHTGPC, encoded by the exons ATGGAGATCCTGCGAGGCACCCGCACAG GTGATAGGACAATGAGTGAGAACAATGAGAAGAATCAACAGCAGGAAGTTCCTGGGAAAGTGGAACCACAGGGGACGTTTTTGAGAAGAGCTGAAGGGATTTTTTTCCAGTGCTTGGAACAGGGGAAAGCCTGGGGAAattggcacaggtcagagaggcACCTGGGAAACCATCCAAGGAAGAAAGTGGATGAATCCATTCAACATGGGGGAGGATGCACAAATCCCAAGAAAACCATAGCCCAGCAGACAAATCACAAGGAAGAGAAACCCTACAAATGCCTTGACTGTGGGAAAAGGTTCAGTTGGAGTACAAACCTTCttacacattggagaacccacacaggagagaaatcctataagtgcttggactgtgggaaaagcttcagtgagaAGTCATACCTTATTACGCACCAGAGAGTGCACACAGGAGAGcgaccctataaatgccttgagtgtgaGAAAAGATTTAGTCAGAGGTCATACCTTATTACGCACCAGCGAcagcacacaggagagagaccctataaatgccttgagtgtggaaAAAGTTTTAGTGAAAGTTCATCCCTTATTAAACATGGgcgaatccacacgggagaaagACCCTacaaatgccttgagtgtgggaaaagattTATTGAAAATTCATCCCTTACtaaacatgggagaatccacacaggagaaagaccctataaatgtcttgagtgtgggaaaagattcAGTTTGAAATCAGCCCTTAAtgcacaccagagaatccacacaggagagaaaccctataaatgcctagactgtgggaaaagttttgcTCACAATTCAGGCCttattgcacatcagagaatacACACAGCAGAGAAGCCCTATATATGCTTGGACTGTAGGAAAAAATTCAGCCATAaatcaaaccttattaaacatcagagaatccacacagcaGAGAAGCCCTATagatgcttggactgtgggaaaaacttcagccACAAATCAAACCTTACTAGACATCGGAAAATCCACACAGGCCCATGTTAA
- the LOC120383259 gene encoding zinc finger protein 239-like isoform X1, which yields MEILRGTRTAGDRTMSENNEKNQQQEVPGKVEPQGTFLRRAEGIFFQCLEQGKAWGNWHRSERHLGNHPRKKVDESIQHGGGCTNPKKTIAQQTNHKEEKPYKCLDCGKRFSWSTNLLTHWRTHTGEKSYKCLDCGKSFSEKSYLITHQRVHTGERPYKCLECEKRFSQRSYLITHQRQHTGERPYKCLECGKSFSESSSLIKHGRIHTGERPYKCLECGKRFIENSSLTKHGRIHTGERPYKCLECGKRFSLKSALNAHQRIHTGEKPYKCLDCGKSFAHNSGLIAHQRIHTAEKPYICLDCRKKFSHKSNLIKHQRIHTAEKPYRCLDCGKNFSHKSNLTRHRKIHTGPC from the exons ATGGAGATCCTGCGAGGCACCCGCACAG caGGTGATAGGACAATGAGTGAGAACAATGAGAAGAATCAACAGCAGGAAGTTCCTGGGAAAGTGGAACCACAGGGGACGTTTTTGAGAAGAGCTGAAGGGATTTTTTTCCAGTGCTTGGAACAGGGGAAAGCCTGGGGAAattggcacaggtcagagaggcACCTGGGAAACCATCCAAGGAAGAAAGTGGATGAATCCATTCAACATGGGGGAGGATGCACAAATCCCAAGAAAACCATAGCCCAGCAGACAAATCACAAGGAAGAGAAACCCTACAAATGCCTTGACTGTGGGAAAAGGTTCAGTTGGAGTACAAACCTTCttacacattggagaacccacacaggagagaaatcctataagtgcttggactgtgggaaaagcttcagtgagaAGTCATACCTTATTACGCACCAGAGAGTGCACACAGGAGAGcgaccctataaatgccttgagtgtgaGAAAAGATTTAGTCAGAGGTCATACCTTATTACGCACCAGCGAcagcacacaggagagagaccctataaatgccttgagtgtggaaAAAGTTTTAGTGAAAGTTCATCCCTTATTAAACATGGgcgaatccacacgggagaaagACCCTacaaatgccttgagtgtgggaaaagattTATTGAAAATTCATCCCTTACtaaacatgggagaatccacacaggagaaagaccctataaatgtcttgagtgtgggaaaagattcAGTTTGAAATCAGCCCTTAAtgcacaccagagaatccacacaggagagaaaccctataaatgcctagactgtgggaaaagttttgcTCACAATTCAGGCCttattgcacatcagagaatacACACAGCAGAGAAGCCCTATATATGCTTGGACTGTAGGAAAAAATTCAGCCATAaatcaaaccttattaaacatcagagaatccacacagcaGAGAAGCCCTATagatgcttggactgtgggaaaaacttcagccACAAATCAAACCTTACTAGACATCGGAAAATCCACACAGGCCCATGTTAA